A stretch of DNA from Pseudoliparis swirei isolate HS2019 ecotype Mariana Trench chromosome 5, NWPU_hadal_v1, whole genome shotgun sequence:
CGGAGGCTGAGCCGGCGGCTGCGCCCGCGCACCAGGGCGTAGATGCGGGCGTAGAGCCCCACGATGGCCAGCAGCATGGCGCTGAACACCGAGGTGCAGAACAGGATGTAGGTCTTGTGGTAGAGCGGCAGCACGGTGGAGCAGCGCCTCACGCTCAGGATGCAGTTCCAGCCCATCAGCGGCAGCccgcccagcgccgccgccacCATCCACACGGCGCTGATGAGCAGGAACACGCGCCACGTGTTGCCGTGGTTACGCAGCTTCATCTGCAGCATGGTGAGGTGGCGCTCGATGGCGATGGCCAGCAGGCTGAACACGGACGCCGCCAGCGCCACGAACATGCTGCCCTCCCGGAGGAACCACTGCGTGGGCGTCAGCCGGTAGGTGTTGGCGCCCGACAGCAGGATGTTGGCGGTGTACACCACGCCGGCCAGCAGGTCCGACAGCGCCAGGTTCCCGATGAAGTAGAACATGGGCTTGTGGAACTTCTTGGTCCTCCAGATGGTCGCGAGGACCAGGATGTTCTCCAGGATGATGAAGCAGCACACGATGATGAAGACCACCGAGTCCGCCTTCAGGCCAGAGTCCTGCTGCGTCTTGCGGAACTTCCCCGTGTAGTTGTAGTGTTTGGCGATCAGATCGGAGTCGCCGGGCTCAGCCATGACCTGCAGGGGCGGCAGGAgtccagcagggggagcagGAGTCCTGTAGGGGTCCTGTAGGGGTCCTGTAGGGGTGCTGTAGGGGTCCTGTAGGGGTGCTGTAGGGGTGCTGTAGGGGTCCTGTAGGGGTGCTGTAGGGGCCCTGTAGGGGTGCTGTAGGGGTCCTGTAGGGGTCCTGTAGGGGTGCTGTAGGGGTCCTGTAGGGGTGCTGTAGGGGTCCTGTAGGGGTCCTGTAGGGGTCCTGTAGGGGTGCTGTAGGGGTGCTGTAGGGGTCCTGTAGGGGTGCTGTAGGGGTCCTGTAGGGGTCCTGTAGGGGTTCTGTAGGGATCCTGTAGGGGTGCTGTAGGGGTGCTGTAGGGGTTCTGTAGGGATCCTGTAGGGGTCCTGTAGGGGTCCTGTAGGGGTTCTGTAGGGGTGCTGTAGGGGTCCTGTATGTCAGGGAGAGGCCCTGAGGGACCTGGTCCTGCAGAGACCTTCACACTGTGAGACACTTATAAAGACTTAgtttatgaatataaatatatatatatattaatatatatttatatattaatatatatatttctaaatatatatgtatatatttatatatatattagtgctgtgaaaaataacgcgttatgattaaatcacaggattaattagttaattaccgcatttaacgcatgcgcagaatgagcttcagtCCGTCtgctggtcgtctctccagcagcgtgtcattctgtctctagtgtcgcgttaacacttccaTCTTCGTCTCGCgcaccgcagagctccatgccggcgtgtgcgcgcacatcgggatgccggcgcgcacactggtgagcaagttctgtgcacccctgtgtataaatgtacactaccgttcaaaagtttgggatcacccagacaattttgtgtcttccatgaaaaatcacacttttatttatcaaatgaatataaaatatagtcaagacattgacaaggttagaaataatgattaatatttgaagtattaatttagttctacaaacttcaagctcaaaggaaggccagttgtatcgcttatatcaccagcataactgttttcagctgtgctaacataattgcacgggttttctaatcagacattagtcttctaaggcgataacacaatgtaccatcagaacactggagtgatgatgaaatgggcctctatacacctctggagatatttcattagaaaccagacgtttcacctagaagagtcatttaccacattaacaatgtagagagggtatttatgattcatgttatctttattgaaaaaacagtgcttttctttgaaaaataaagtcatttctaagtgatcccaaacttttgaacggtagtgtatatatccgtcttttgtcatgaatctttatgttctcacaaaaatataccgagaatatcggtaatatgtgattaatcatgattaatccacagaaacctgtgattaacctgattaaaatatttaatcgtttcacagccctaatatatatatatattaatatatacctatatttatatatatttatatataaatatgaatcatGTCTGAAGTCACTTTAAAAGTtaataaaggtttaaaataaacattcaaaCTGTTTAATCAcctcaataaatataataatcatgTTTACAGCAAActgacctctcacacacacagacactacagacacacagacacactacagacacagacacacgcacacacacgcagacacactacagacacacacacacagacactacagacacacacgcacactgattTCCATGACAcattctgttttttgtttttttagataaTCAGAACTTGGATCTcattttaaacataaaaataaagttattgaTTATTCATCAAGAAAGAGTTCCGTGTGAACTGATTACTATTGATTCTTGATTAGTTCTCCGTTTAAACTGATTTCGAAATTATTACaactttaattacatttaattcataaaaacataaacattaaaaaaacattcacatgaatataaaaaaaagttcctcAAATAGCTTTAACGAAGATGAAAGATGTTTATAAAGATGTTTATAAAGATGTTTATAAAGATGTTCTTACCTTCAGAACCGGAGAGGATCCGACCGACCGACAGCGAGTCTcagtgtaggggggggggggcgagggcgGTCCGACAGCGAGCTTCAGTGTAGGGGGCGGTCCGACAGCGAGCTTcagtgtagggggggggggggggcggtccgACAGCGAGTCTCAGTGTAGggtctcatttatttttaagtgaagatcatataaaaacaatagatgaacacaaataataacaaacatgaaGTTTGAACgagataaaataatataaacataataataacattattataataatgtgaGGTCagcagggggcggagtcagaaGGCTGGTGACCTCACACACAGCTGGAGGTCCAACAGGAAGCTGATGGTCGTCATGTGATCAGTTTGAGGGCTCCGTAGAGAACTGGAAGACTCTGGGGAATCGGATCTGATGAAGAGAGCGCGTCTCGTTTCTGAcaacatgaccaagttgatctgCGTACCCATGACAAcctttctctgctcttccattggaGCAgttaccccccacacacacacacacacacacacacacctctagaGGGTGTCTGTCCCacagccacttcaattaaataaatcaaaagtagcAAGAAGAAATTTTAATAGTAATACTCCGgcccgaggaggtggagtagcagccatctttgactcaacCCGGAACCGGTGTGAGCTGCAGCACGGAGGCGGTCTGGGCGCCCAGCTCCAGGGGCTACGAGACCCACCATAAGCCAGGCGGATCCCCTCGAAGGGGTCAGGGGCTCTGACCACGAGGCCCAGCAGGAACCTGCATGGACTGTGGCACGGAGACGGCAGCTGCAACCCGACACAGTCCGGGGGTTCGGGCCCCCGGCTCTGGGACTAGGGTGGCGCAAACCGTGCCCCTGAGGCTACGAGGCCCACCATGAGCAAGGCGGGTCCCCTTGAACGGGTCAGGGGCCGGCTCCACCTTGCAGTCGAACAATCCCCCTCTCTGAAAGAACAACATCACGGTGGAAGGCTGGTTCCATGATGGACGGTTCATTCtgttgtagccagagagagagagagagagaggacccaaatgccgacaataAACCTAATAttcattttggggggggaaatagTCTCTAGGCAGGTAGGTTGTCAAAGGACAAAGTACAAACCAACACAAGAGACTAACAGGGTTCAGGtgacacaggaggacacaatcagggacagggagacaatcacagggacaggaagtgcagggaaacagaggacacgagagacaaggacttcaaaataaaacaaggaaacaagacacaaaaccccagcagcctctcagcctatagcagcaactctaggtctggaccagctGAACCTGGTTCAGCTGGTccagaggaaagtcttcagtctccatgagggggcggagtctccaggactgaaggtggagctggttcataaaagaggaggagcttgagacctgaaggctctggctcctcctactttagaCTCTAGGGACAACAAGCAGCTCCGCCtctagtgaggcagctctctagtggggtaacatggtactacaagccctctagtggggtaatatggtactacaggctctctagtggggtaatatggtactacaggctctctagtggggtaacatggtactacaagctctctagtggggtaacatggtactacaagctctctagtggggtaatatggtactacaagctctctagtggggtaacatggtactacaagctctctagtggggtaacatggtactacaagctctctagtggggtaatatggtactacaagctctctagtggggtaatatggtactacaagctctctagtggggtaacatggtactacaagctctctagtggggtaacatggtactacaagctctctagtggggtaacatggtactacaagctctctagtggagtaacatggtactacaagctctctagtggggtaatatggtactacaagctctctagtggggtaacatggtactacaagctctctagtggggtaacatggtactacaagctctctagtggggtaatatggtactacaagctctctagtgggtaacatggtactacaagctctctagtggggtaacatggtactacaagctctctagtggggtaacatggtactacaagctctctagtggggtaacatggtactacaagctctctagtggggtaacatggtactacaagctctctagtggggtaacatggtactacaagctctctagtggggtaacatggtactacaagctctctagtggggtaacatggtactacaagctctctagtgggtaacatggtactacaagctctctagtggggtaacatggtactacaagctctctagtggggtaacatggtactacaagctctctagtggggtaacatggtactacaagctctctagtggggtaacatggtactacaagccatctagtggggtaacatggtactacaagctctctagtggggtaacatggtactacaagctctctagtggggtaacatggtactacaagctctctagtggggtaacatggtactacaagctctctagtggggtaatatggtactacaagctctctagtggggtaacatggtactacaagctctctagtggggtaacatggtactacaagctctctagtggggtaacatggtactacaagctctctagtggggtaacatggtactacaagctctctagtggggtaatatggtactacaagctctctagtggggtaacatggtactacaagctctctagtggggtaacatggtactacaagctctctagtggggtaacatggtactacaagctctctagtggggtaacatggtcctacaagctctctagtggggtaacatggtactacaagctctctagtggggtaacatggtactacaagctctctagtggggtaacatggtactacaagctctctagtggggtaacatggtactacaagctctctagtggggtaacatggtactacaagctctctagtggggtaacatggtactacaagctctctagtggggtaacatggtactacaagctctctagtggggtaacatggtactacaagctctctagtggggtaacatggtactacaagctctctagtggggtaacatggtactacaagctctctagtggggtaacatggtactacaagctctctagtggggtaacatggtactacaagctctctagtggggtaacatggtactacaagctctctagtggggtaacatggtactacaagctctctagtggggtaacatggtactacaagctctctagtggggtaacatggtactacaagctctctagtggggtaacatggtactacaagctctctagtggggtaacatggtactacaagctctctagtggggtaacatggtactacaagctctctagtggggtaacatggtactacaagctctctagtggggtaacatggtactacaagctctctagtggggtaacatggtactacaagctctctagtggggtaacatggtactacaagctctctagtggggtaacatggtactacaagctctctagtgggtaacatggtactacaagctctctagtggggtaacatggtactacaagctctctagtggggtaacatggtactacaagctctctagtggggtaacatggtactacaagctctctagtggggtaacatggtactacaagctctctagtggggtaacatggtactacaagctctctagtggggtaacatggtactacaagctctctagtggggtaacatggtactacaagctctctagtggggtaacatggtactacaagctctctagtggggtaacatggtactacaagccctctagtggggtaacatggtactacaagctctctagtggggtaatatggtactacaagctctctagtgggtaatatggtactacaagctctctagtggggtaacatggtactacaagctctctagtggggtaacatggtactacaagctctctagtggggtaatatggtactacaagctctctagtggggtaatatggtactacaagctctctagtggggtaacatggtactacaagctctctagtggggtaatatggtactacaagctctctagtggagtaacatggtactacaagctctctaatggggtaacatggtactacaagctctctagtggggtaacatggtactacaagctctctagtggggtaatatggtactacaagctctctagtggggtaacatggtactacaagctctctagtggggtaacatggtactacaagctctctagtggggtaatatggtactacaagccctctagtggggtaacatggtactacaagctctctagtggagtaacatggtactacaagctctctagggagttgacctaagagacttatagagcagcctgataataaggagttgacctaagagacttatagagcagcctgataataaggagttgacttaagagacttatagagcagcctgataataaggagttgactatagagacttatagagcagcctgataataaggagttgactatagagacttatagagcagccttactcagaaggcggcgcaggttctgatccaggctctggtcattttacgcctcgactactgcaactccctcctggctggtctacctgctaaggccatccgacctctgcagctcatccagaatgcagcagctcgactggtcttcagtctcccgaaattcacccacaccactccgctcctccgctctctccactggttaccggtggctgctcgcatccgcttcaaaacactggttctggcgtaccgtgctctgaacggatcgggccccgtctacatccgggatatggtcacaccgtacacccggcacgttcgctccgctcggcaacagccaatcgacttgtgactcctgcacctcgagctaatcactctacatccagactgtttgctgtcctggctcctcagtggtggaacgggctccccactgacatcaggacagcagaaagtctctacatcttccgtcggagactgaaaacacaccttttccgactatatctggattaaaacacagatttgcacttcagtggcacttaaatagcacttacttatggtacttttgtagttcgactatgttgaggaaatgttacttcctgtattcttgttgttcttagtttgtactctaggttgaaatgcacttattgtaagtcgctttggataaaagcgtctgctaaatgacatgtaatgtaatgtaataataaggagttgactttagagacttatagagcagcctgataataaggaggatcctgtttgtggacttcagctctgctttcaattccatcatcccgtccctgctgcaggacaagctctcccagctgcacgtgcccgactccacctgcaggtggatcacagacttcctgaccgacaggaagcagcacgtgaggctggggaaacacgtctcaggctcccggaccaccagcacgggttccccccaaggctgtgttctctcccctctgctgttctccctgtacaccaacagctgcacctccagtcaccagtccgtcaagctcctaaagttcgcggatgacaccaccctcattggactcatctctggtggggcgagaccgcctacaggtgggagactgaccacctggtgacctggtgcagccagaacaacctggagctcaacgctctaaagacagtggagatggttgtggatttcaggaggaatgcagccccacccgccctctcatcctgtgtgactccccgtcgacgctgtgagtcctaccgcttcctgggctccatcatctcccaggacctcaagtgggagctgaacatccgctccatcaccaagaaggcccagcagaggatgttcttcctgaggcagctgaggaaattcaacctgccagggagaatgatggtacaattctacacggccatcgttgagtccatcatctgctcctccatcaccgtctggcaccctgcagccacagccaaagacaagcgcaggctgcagagcatcatccgctcggccgagagggttatcggttgcaatctgccttcctccaggtcctgttcacttccaggtcactgaagcgggccgaaagattgtcgctgaccctcccaccctggacactcctgttcgagtccctccctcgggaggaggctgcgatccatcatgaccaagaccacccgccacaccaaaagctttttccccggcggtcgggctcatcaatggacccgggactgactgactgtcaccccaggactaccacctcttcttccaccttcctctctcctccttcttcccgctccttcctccctcctcctcctcctcctccctcctccttcttcttccctcctccacacacgtcactttaacatgcactttaactaaaacacaccacttgaagcacacacccaaacacttcacattatttgttgtctttctgtcgtgttgattgttgtttgtttgtcatgtccaaatgttgcaccttccaccaaaaaaaattcctcgtttgtttgtgaaaacattcctggcaataaaactgtttctgattctgattctgattctgacctaagagacttatagagcagcctgataataaggagttgacttaagagacttatagaacagcctgataataaggagttgacttaacagacttatagagcagcctgataataaggagttgacttaagagacttatagagcagcctgataataaggagttgacctaagagacttatagagcagcctgataataaggagttgactatagacttatagagcagcctgataataaggagttgactatagagacttatatagcagcctgataataaggagttgactatagagacttatagagcagactgataataaggagttgactatagagacttatagagcagcctgataataaggagttgacctaagagacttatagagcagcctgataataaggagttgacctaagagacttatagagcagcctgataataaggagttgactatagagacttatagagcagcctgataataaggagttgacttaagagacttatagagcagcctgataataaggagttgcagtaatctagtctagaagtaacgaacacgTGAACCAGTGTTGTTGTGCCTGATGGTTTCTCTATGAATGTGATCAGGTCTTCCAGTCTCATTTC
This window harbors:
- the s1pr1 gene encoding sphingosine 1-phosphate receptor 1; amino-acid sequence: MAEPGDSDLIAKHYNYTGKFRKTQQDSGLKADSVVFIIVCCFIILENILVLATIWRTKKFHKPMFYFIGNLALSDLLAGVVYTANILLSGANTYRLTPTQWFLREGSMFVALAASVFSLLAIAIERHLTMLQMKLRNHGNTWRVFLLISAVWMVAAALGGLPLMGWNCILSVRRCSTVLPLYHKTYILFCTSVFSAMLLAIVGLYARIYALVRGRSRRLSLRKAGGSSEKSMALLKTVIIVLSCFIACWAPLFVLLLLDAACETLRCSILYRAEWFLALAVLNSAMNPLIYTLTSNEMRRAFLKTLLCCTACLRPEGGGPAGGAEFSRSRSDNSSHPNKEEAEYSPKVTTSGRVTSSS